A part of Desulfomicrobium baculatum DSM 4028 genomic DNA contains:
- a CDS encoding O-antigen and teichoic acid-like export protein, which produces MTDQALFAGANFLVSILLARWLEPAAYGAFSLAYAIFLLLGTVHTGLWTEPMLVYGSGRFREAFTSYQRILLRSHWRFGGAACLFFLVLHLGFWVCGAREIALSFLGLSLAAPTVLYLWLVRRGAYVLLKPRLAALGGGFYLLLYLAQTFFFLRTNTLNTFTALLAMAVAGLVSAETIRWRMNTETEQVVDAEEVHNLHWHYGRWALLAGIFSWVPGNIFYLILPAFHGFEAAAHFKALMNLLMPILHVNGALGQLLVPGMVRAVDQGKLLPFALANLAVLSTLASLYWLLLIAMGPQFMEWMYGGKYTHDADCLLWLGLLPVLAGAVSVMNSMLRALEKSDAVARAYALMAGFSCIVGLFLISNTKIQDVFLLYFFTYIFGIIIFYSYTNKLNIHITN; this is translated from the coding sequence GTGACCGATCAGGCCCTCTTTGCCGGAGCCAATTTTCTGGTCAGCATCCTCCTGGCCCGCTGGCTGGAACCGGCAGCATACGGGGCCTTTTCCTTGGCCTATGCAATCTTCCTGCTGCTCGGCACCGTGCATACGGGCCTCTGGACCGAACCCATGCTGGTCTACGGCTCGGGACGCTTCCGCGAGGCTTTCACCTCATATCAACGGATTCTCCTGCGCTCCCACTGGCGTTTCGGGGGCGCTGCATGTCTTTTCTTTCTCGTGCTGCATCTGGGATTTTGGGTCTGCGGAGCACGTGAAATCGCGCTGAGCTTCCTTGGACTCTCCCTCGCGGCCCCGACCGTGCTGTATTTATGGCTCGTGCGCAGGGGGGCATACGTGCTTCTGAAACCACGCCTGGCCGCCCTGGGCGGAGGGTTTTACCTCCTCCTCTACCTGGCCCAGACGTTCTTCTTTTTACGCACGAACACACTCAACACCTTCACCGCGCTCCTGGCCATGGCCGTGGCCGGCCTCGTTTCGGCGGAAACTATCCGATGGCGCATGAATACAGAAACCGAGCAGGTCGTGGATGCAGAGGAAGTGCACAACCTGCATTGGCACTACGGACGCTGGGCACTGCTGGCGGGAATATTTTCCTGGGTGCCGGGAAATATCTTCTATCTCATCCTGCCCGCATTTCATGGCTTTGAGGCCGCAGCGCATTTCAAAGCACTCATGAACCTGCTGATGCCGATTCTCCACGTTAACGGAGCCCTGGGACAACTTCTGGTGCCGGGGATGGTGCGGGCCGTGGATCAAGGCAAGCTTCTACCATTTGCATTAGCCAACCTGGCGGTCCTTTCGACACTTGCTTCGCTCTATTGGCTCTTACTCATCGCCATGGGTCCACAATTCATGGAGTGGATGTATGGTGGGAAATACACTCATGATGCAGACTGTCTCCTCTGGCTTGGCCTGTTGCCGGTTTTGGCGGGCGCCGTCTCGGTCATGAATTCAATGCTCCGGGCATTGGAGAAATCAGATGCTGTAGCCCGTGCGTATGCGCTTATGGCCGGATTTTCGTGTATAGTTGGATTATTTTTAATCTCAAATACAAAAATTCAAGATGTATTTTTATTATATTTCTTTACATATATTTTTGGAATTATAATTTTTTACTCATACACAAATAAACTAAATATTCATATCACAAACTAA
- a CDS encoding phosphotransferase family protein, whose product MAALLGTPGPAQKLVVQFADANGIAVGYMKFGESPAAMRRLEQEFRVLTGLPKGLGPEALKLEKIGTGLGLFLSALQGSPLPGRVAPCAHTITLLRRFQNGAESLPVHDHPWLQRALRANPAAAPWIEILESRPWPVTAIHGDLAPWNILTGPHGLHCVDWECGALDGFIGSDAAHHVLQTAFLLKNWTPEKARLKSTDWLSQKMEFEPREAEAVVRLTALMARHESLTDGHAADAPLQKWRYKVWGELCD is encoded by the coding sequence GTGGCGGCACTGCTGGGAACCCCGGGTCCGGCGCAAAAGCTGGTGGTGCAATTCGCAGACGCCAATGGAATCGCGGTGGGATACATGAAATTCGGGGAGAGTCCGGCCGCCATGCGCCGACTGGAGCAAGAATTTCGCGTGCTGACCGGTCTTCCAAAAGGCCTGGGACCTGAGGCGCTCAAACTGGAAAAAATCGGAACCGGGCTCGGACTATTTCTTTCCGCCTTGCAGGGTTCCCCTTTGCCGGGCCGTGTAGCGCCCTGTGCACATACGATAACGCTGCTGCGCAGATTCCAGAACGGCGCAGAATCGCTTCCGGTGCACGACCATCCATGGCTGCAACGCGCCCTTCGCGCAAACCCTGCTGCCGCACCCTGGATCGAAATATTGGAATCCCGGCCGTGGCCGGTGACAGCCATTCATGGAGACTTGGCTCCTTGGAACATTCTAACCGGTCCTCATGGGTTGCATTGCGTAGATTGGGAGTGCGGCGCACTGGATGGATTCATCGGCAGTGATGCGGCACATCACGTCCTTCAAACGGCTTTTTTGCTCAAAAACTGGACTCCGGAAAAGGCAAGACTGAAGTCCACGGATTGGCTTTCGCAAAAAATGGAATTTGAACCGCGTGAAGCAGAGGCCGTGGTCCGTCTCACGGCCCTCATGGCTCGCCACGAGAGCTTGACGGATGGCCATGCCGCAGATGCCCCCTTACAGAAGTGGCGTTACAAGGTCTGGGGTGAGTTGTGCGACTGA
- a CDS encoding glycosyltransferase family 4 protein, producing the protein MRLKILLSAYACEPDKGSEPGVGWNFARHMAERHEVWVLTRSNNHQAIEDELTRNPVPGLHFIYHDLPAWARFWKRGQKGVQLYYYLWQLTAIPVVRQMHREMKFDLVQHVTFVKYWAPSALAFLDEVPFIWGPVGGGESAPLPFWPSFGLRGIIYETLRSLARRLGELDPFVRRTARRATLALATTPETASRLRRMGVQQVKIFAQLGLSEEELTLLSALPNSSHNTIVFLSLGRLLHWKGFHLGIMAFAKSGLSDAQYWILGDGPERRRLERLAKQLGVTDRVHFFGQLPRTAALELLGQCHALIHPSLHDSGGWACMEALAAGRPVICLDLGGPAVQVADETGFKVAARNPDQTVAELAEIIRQLGTSNDLWRQMGNHARQQVQQNCCWPNKVKVLSKLYRAR; encoded by the coding sequence GTGCGACTGAAAATTCTTCTGTCGGCCTACGCCTGCGAGCCAGACAAAGGCTCCGAACCCGGGGTGGGCTGGAATTTCGCCCGGCACATGGCCGAGCGTCACGAAGTGTGGGTTCTCACCCGATCCAACAACCATCAGGCCATCGAAGATGAGTTGACTCGAAACCCGGTTCCGGGGCTGCACTTCATCTACCATGACCTTCCGGCCTGGGCCCGCTTCTGGAAGCGAGGCCAAAAAGGCGTCCAACTCTATTACTATCTCTGGCAACTCACGGCCATTCCCGTGGTGCGTCAAATGCACCGTGAGATGAAATTCGATCTGGTTCAGCACGTGACTTTCGTAAAATACTGGGCACCGAGCGCCCTGGCATTTTTGGACGAGGTGCCTTTCATCTGGGGGCCGGTGGGCGGCGGAGAATCCGCGCCTCTGCCATTCTGGCCATCCTTTGGGCTCCGGGGGATCATTTACGAAACCCTCCGCAGCTTGGCCCGAAGACTAGGCGAATTGGATCCCTTTGTGCGCCGCACTGCGCGACGTGCAACCCTGGCCCTGGCGACCACTCCGGAAACCGCATCCAGGCTCAGACGAATGGGGGTACAGCAGGTAAAAATTTTCGCTCAGCTTGGCCTGTCAGAAGAAGAACTGACGTTGCTCAGCGCCCTCCCCAATTCATCTCATAACACCATAGTTTTTCTGAGCCTTGGACGTCTTCTCCACTGGAAGGGTTTTCACCTGGGAATCATGGCTTTCGCCAAAAGCGGGCTCTCCGACGCCCAATACTGGATCTTGGGCGATGGCCCGGAACGGAGACGCCTGGAACGCTTGGCAAAACAACTAGGCGTGACTGACCGGGTCCATTTCTTCGGCCAACTCCCCCGCACTGCGGCGCTGGAATTGTTAGGCCAGTGCCACGCGTTGATCCACCCCAGCCTGCACGATTCCGGCGGATGGGCGTGCATGGAAGCCCTGGCCGCCGGTCGCCCGGTCATCTGTCTGGATTTGGGCGGACCGGCAGTGCAGGTCGCTGATGAAACGGGATTCAAAGTCGCCGCCCGAAATCCGGATCAGACTGTGGCCGAATTGGCAGAGATCATAAGACAATTAGGGACCTCGAATGATTTATGGCGACAGATGGGCAATCACGCACGGCAACAGGTTCAACAAAACTGCTGCTGGCCAAACAAAGTGAAAGTCTTGAGCAAACTCTACCGAGCACGATAA
- a CDS encoding O-antigen ligase family protein — MRNKLTTKNFGMELRDSRTVTVSRIPATHRLRGTARLFVFMLGLALVGYTYGNKGFAYIGVAPFYIDTLIVATAVLALILRPRCLRMIKDPTIALLLLFMIWGTARTIPFVEIYGINALRDSVVWAWGTIALVVALLVAQGLSLHAVASWYGTTMKWFVAWITLTFPLYIFLGDMLPRWPWGPDGGVPIIVFKGGDVGVQLAGIIAFYLVIAPSMPSRGPMLPAWMTLPCWLVSFVIAASINRGGFLALLIASAFVAYNARFKRVGLLGLVFGLFVLVGVFSSANDMLPEYRRGDRAISIEQLSNNIQSIFSDVDNFGGAGTKRWRLEWWNSIIAYTFDGEYFWTGKGFGINLADDDGFQVTADKSLRSPHNGHLTILARMGVPGFVIWILFLLTLLSRLWRRYKQWKRLGEDFHASVCIWVLTFLGAALINTAFDVYLEGPMGGIWFWSVVGLAIGLINQRHETKGTPELYPMGRSPNVPSINISSCHMWR; from the coding sequence ATGCGAAATAAACTCACAACCAAAAACTTTGGAATGGAGTTGCGGGATTCACGGACTGTCACTGTCTCGCGCATTCCTGCCACTCACCGCCTACGCGGAACGGCACGTCTCTTCGTCTTCATGTTAGGACTTGCGCTAGTCGGATATACCTATGGAAACAAAGGATTCGCCTACATCGGAGTTGCTCCGTTTTATATAGACACACTTATCGTCGCCACGGCAGTGCTCGCGCTCATTTTGCGTCCGCGCTGCTTGAGAATGATTAAGGATCCGACCATTGCACTGCTTTTATTGTTCATGATTTGGGGAACCGCACGAACGATTCCATTTGTCGAGATTTATGGAATAAACGCGCTTCGCGACAGCGTGGTCTGGGCATGGGGAACGATTGCCCTGGTGGTCGCCCTCCTCGTTGCCCAGGGCTTGTCGCTGCATGCCGTAGCATCATGGTACGGCACGACCATGAAGTGGTTTGTTGCATGGATCACTCTTACGTTCCCTTTATACATATTCCTGGGCGACATGCTTCCACGTTGGCCGTGGGGGCCGGATGGGGGAGTGCCAATCATTGTTTTCAAGGGGGGCGATGTTGGCGTCCAACTCGCTGGAATCATCGCCTTTTACCTTGTCATAGCTCCATCAATGCCAAGCAGGGGTCCCATGCTGCCAGCGTGGATGACGCTACCCTGCTGGCTCGTAAGTTTTGTTATCGCTGCGTCCATTAATCGTGGCGGATTTCTTGCCCTGCTTATTGCATCTGCTTTTGTCGCCTACAACGCCCGATTCAAACGAGTTGGATTATTGGGACTTGTTTTTGGCCTGTTCGTCCTGGTTGGCGTGTTCAGTTCAGCCAATGACATGTTGCCGGAATACAGGCGTGGAGATCGCGCCATCAGCATCGAACAGCTTTCTAACAACATTCAAAGCATATTTTCCGATGTCGATAATTTTGGAGGAGCCGGAACCAAACGTTGGCGCCTGGAATGGTGGAACTCGATCATCGCATACACTTTCGACGGGGAGTATTTCTGGACCGGCAAAGGGTTTGGAATCAACCTCGCTGACGACGACGGGTTTCAGGTTACGGCCGATAAATCGCTACGCAGTCCGCACAACGGTCATCTGACCATCCTCGCTCGCATGGGAGTTCCCGGTTTTGTAATCTGGATATTGTTTCTCCTGACACTCCTATCCAGGCTATGGAGACGTTACAAACAGTGGAAACGCCTAGGTGAAGACTTCCACGCCAGCGTTTGCATCTGGGTACTGACCTTTCTAGGGGCAGCCCTGATCAACACGGCCTTCGATGTTTACCTTGAAGGGCCAATGGGAGGAATCTGGTTCTGGTCGGTGGTTGGCTTGGCCATCGGCTTGATCAATCAGAGACATGAGACCAAGGGCACGCCAGAGCTTTACCCAATGGGACGAAGCCCTAATGTCCCCTCAATCAACATAAGCTCTTGTCACATGTGGCGATGA
- a CDS encoding glycosyltransferase family 4 protein, with the protein MKILILHTHYRQPGGEDQVFAAETALLREKGHAVQTVAFHNRDLEVMPSWKQAKNAMWNRTAYLQVRESIRRYHPHLLHIHNTFPLASPAVLHAAKAEKTPVTLTLHNYRLICPGSLLMRSGQLCEDCIGRKIPWPGVIHKCWRGSRTHTAVAATMLATQRFLKTWSEQVALYIALTEFSRKKFIQGGIPGDKTVVKPNFVTDSALSEANEVTTHGLQNAFLSSEIPPYALFVGRLSPEKGIQTLLQAWRTLPEIKLIVTGDGPLLGETQRFIHRYNMKDILLLGRQPQADVLRLMHGARLLVCPSECYENFPMTLVEAFASSLPVIASRLGAMAEIVEDGRTGLLFEPGNAHDLTNKVAWAWAHPEEMAEMGKEARREYEAKYTAEKNYGMLMEIYERAIANHGRGSWK; encoded by the coding sequence ATGAAAATCCTCATCCTCCACACTCACTACCGACAGCCAGGTGGTGAGGACCAGGTTTTTGCCGCTGAGACTGCCTTGTTGCGAGAAAAAGGACATGCGGTGCAAACCGTTGCCTTCCACAACCGGGATTTGGAGGTCATGCCGTCCTGGAAGCAAGCCAAGAATGCAATGTGGAACAGGACGGCGTACCTTCAGGTGAGGGAAAGCATCAGAAGATATCACCCCCACTTGCTGCATATCCACAACACGTTCCCTCTGGCCTCGCCCGCCGTCCTCCACGCGGCCAAAGCCGAGAAGACTCCTGTAACCCTGACTCTGCACAACTACCGGCTGATCTGCCCTGGTTCCCTGCTCATGCGCAGTGGCCAGTTGTGCGAGGACTGTATCGGCAGAAAGATTCCTTGGCCGGGGGTGATCCACAAATGTTGGCGCGGCTCAAGGACGCACACCGCAGTGGCGGCGACCATGCTTGCCACGCAACGTTTTCTGAAAACCTGGTCCGAGCAGGTTGCCCTTTATATCGCCTTGACCGAATTCTCGCGAAAAAAATTCATCCAAGGTGGGATTCCGGGCGACAAGACCGTGGTCAAGCCGAATTTCGTAACTGACAGCGCGCTAAGCGAGGCGAACGAAGTCACAACTCACGGATTACAGAACGCATTTCTGTCATCAGAGATCCCCCCCTATGCCCTCTTCGTCGGCCGTTTGTCTCCGGAAAAAGGCATTCAAACCCTGTTGCAGGCATGGCGCACGCTGCCGGAGATCAAGCTCATAGTAACCGGAGACGGCCCTCTCCTGGGTGAGACTCAACGTTTTATTCACCGATATAATATGAAGGACATTTTGCTTCTGGGCAGACAGCCGCAGGCCGATGTTTTGCGACTCATGCATGGAGCGCGGCTCCTGGTGTGCCCATCAGAATGCTACGAGAATTTTCCTATGACTCTTGTTGAAGCCTTCGCCAGCAGCCTGCCCGTCATTGCCTCCCGCCTTGGTGCAATGGCTGAGATCGTCGAGGATGGCCGCACGGGGCTACTCTTTGAGCCAGGTAATGCGCACGACCTGACGAATAAAGTGGCCTGGGCCTGGGCGCATCCTGAAGAGATGGCCGAGATGGGCAAAGAAGCCAGGCGCGAATACGAAGCCAAGTACACGGCGGAAAAAAATTACGGAATGCTGATGGAGATTTATGAACGGGCCATCGCAAATCATGGCCGGGGAAGTTGGAAGTAG
- a CDS encoding M23 family metallopeptidase, with protein sequence MMRDRQNGLTVSFQDLNGYDFNVPALLEAHPVTMLMSVMLALAGLFFLPASARAFSMELPVNCTGAEFCAPQNYFDHDPSPAYADYVCGPLSYDTHTGTDIRISYADMERGVAVLAVADGVVRAVRDGEAEGEISLRGKASVTGRGAGNAVVVVHGGGFETQYSHLKRGSVAVRSGQHVKAGHVLGLVGLSGITEFPHLEISVRHQDRPVDPYMGLVSGGCGGPREVLWSRAALHSPVLTYRASGLLEAGFFNAPPKDPIALLRRHGWIEGRAGDPDVLVFGVQVFGPRSGDVWTLRVVGPDGQILAESRTTQDRHQAQAMRYVGKKRGKGWQPGFYRGEFRLTREGAGDVVSVVRGIEVP encoded by the coding sequence ATGATGCGTGATCGGCAAAACGGGCTGACGGTTAGCTTCCAGGACTTGAACGGTTATGATTTCAACGTGCCGGCACTGCTTGAAGCGCATCCGGTCACAATGCTTATGAGCGTGATGCTCGCGCTGGCGGGGCTCTTTTTCCTGCCGGCTTCAGCCCGGGCTTTTTCCATGGAACTGCCGGTGAATTGCACCGGGGCCGAGTTTTGCGCTCCGCAGAACTATTTCGATCACGACCCTTCACCCGCATACGCTGACTATGTCTGCGGGCCTCTCTCCTACGACACGCACACGGGCACCGATATCCGGATTTCCTACGCGGACATGGAGCGGGGAGTGGCGGTGCTGGCCGTTGCCGACGGGGTGGTGCGCGCCGTGCGGGATGGCGAGGCGGAAGGGGAGATTTCTCTGCGCGGCAAGGCGTCGGTGACAGGGCGCGGGGCGGGCAACGCTGTCGTGGTGGTTCATGGAGGGGGTTTTGAGACCCAATACAGCCATTTGAAGCGAGGCTCGGTGGCCGTGCGCTCGGGTCAACACGTCAAGGCCGGGCACGTCCTCGGGCTGGTGGGGTTGTCCGGCATCACGGAGTTTCCCCATCTGGAGATCAGCGTGCGCCATCAGGACCGACCTGTGGACCCGTATATGGGGCTGGTTTCCGGCGGTTGCGGCGGGCCGCGCGAAGTTCTCTGGAGTCGGGCCGCGCTACATTCCCCCGTGCTGACCTACCGGGCCAGCGGGCTTCTTGAGGCCGGGTTCTTCAACGCGCCGCCCAAAGATCCCATTGCCTTGCTGCGTCGCCACGGCTGGATCGAAGGCCGTGCAGGCGATCCGGACGTCCTGGTCTTCGGCGTGCAGGTTTTCGGGCCTCGGTCAGGGGATGTCTGGACCCTGCGAGTCGTGGGTCCGGACGGCCAGATCCTGGCCGAATCCCGCACAACCCAGGACCGCCACCAGGCCCAGGCCATGCGCTACGTGGGTAAAAAAAGAGGCAAAGGCTGGCAGCCCGGCTTCTATCGGGGAGAGTTCCGCCTGACCAGAGAGGGGGCGGGGGATGTGGTGTCGGTGGTGCGCGGGATTGAGGTGCCGTGA